One genomic segment of Streptomyces niveus includes these proteins:
- a CDS encoding SDR family NAD(P)-dependent oxidoreductase, whose translation MNAPARFHDRVAVVTGAASGIGAAAASRLADEGAAVILADIDTTLGEAVAAAIRDRGGRADYVRADVAEQDDWDRVVAAAHRHGPVGVLVSNAYTVDVSPAHETTLASWERQIAVNLTGGFLGFRAVLPDLRAHHGAVVLTSSVHAHMGIPGHPAYAASKGALLSLCGQLAVEYGPDVRVNAVVPGPILTAAWDRVPGTERAQSVEGTAARRFGTPEEVAAAIAFLAADEASYITGTSLLVDGGWSVVKASA comes from the coding sequence ATGAACGCACCAGCCCGCTTCCACGACCGCGTCGCCGTGGTCACCGGAGCCGCGTCGGGCATCGGGGCCGCCGCGGCCTCCCGCCTCGCCGACGAGGGCGCCGCCGTGATCCTCGCCGACATCGACACGACTCTCGGCGAGGCCGTCGCCGCCGCGATCCGCGACAGGGGAGGCCGCGCCGACTACGTACGGGCCGACGTCGCCGAGCAGGACGACTGGGACCGTGTCGTGGCCGCCGCCCACCGGCACGGCCCCGTCGGCGTCCTCGTCAGCAACGCCTACACCGTCGACGTCAGTCCCGCGCACGAGACGACCCTCGCCTCCTGGGAGCGCCAGATCGCCGTCAACCTCACCGGCGGCTTCCTCGGCTTCCGCGCCGTCCTGCCCGATCTGCGCGCCCACCACGGAGCGGTGGTGCTGACCTCCTCCGTCCACGCCCACATGGGCATCCCCGGCCACCCCGCCTACGCCGCGAGCAAGGGCGCGCTCCTCTCGCTCTGCGGCCAACTCGCCGTCGAGTACGGGCCGGACGTACGTGTCAACGCCGTAGTGCCCGGACCGATCCTCACCGCCGCCTGGGACCGGGTACCCGGGACGGAGCGGGCACAGAGCGTCGAGGGCACGGCGGCGCGCCGCTTCGGCACCCCCGAGGAGGTCGCGGCGGCCATCGCCTTCCTGGCGGCCGACGAGGCGTCCTACATCACCGGAACGAGTCTGCTCGTGGACGGCGGATGGAGCGTCGTGAAGGCCTCGGCCTGA
- a CDS encoding alpha-galactosidase — protein sequence MTPHDPWVLRTANTVYAVTLAPDEGWAELAAWGPHGAEQGPSPLDWSRRTHFITPADAAPAEYIPYGPRPFTGADLVAGRPGEERGVWWRFTGASADGERALRLVFTDETLGLTTALCYETVPGTDVILRWTELTCTGDAELRLEQFDSAAVNIPVTDTARLTYLSGQWSREFQLTQLALTRGRFELASTQAVPGHAYAPWLAVQDAAHPAEGATPTYGIALEWPGSWHMTADAEPGGAVRVRAGRLPHEGAVRLAPGATLTTPRLACAFSPDGLEGLARVWHRYERRLSGDRSHRPRKVLYNSWEATGFDVEATGQLELARVAADIGAELFVVDDGWFTGRDDDTGGLGDWYPDPAKFPGGFDRFITQVHELGLDFGLWVEPEAVSPGSALHAEHPEWVYRVEGRPVTLVRNQLLLDLGRTDVQDFVIATLDRLLGTHAISYLKWDMNRPPTERGRPGGGPVESQDLDAAHVAGYLRVLDHLRTAHPHVTVEGCAGGGARTDHATLARTDVLWPSDNTAPLDRLSIQYGYLHAHAPHTMSAWVTDAPGVFDPRPRSLAFRFVSSMSGVLGIGADVRKWTDAQRAEAARWVARYKEIRDVVHHGEVRLLGSPAEPTCGVQYDEDGRGTGARTVVTAWNTGPLDGAPLVPGRAARLRLRGLDPAARYRDEQSGTVYGGGYLLHSGLPFHWTAAHDAELVVLTRADGAAAGSPTGAHRQP from the coding sequence ATGACCCCGCACGACCCGTGGGTGCTGCGCACCGCCAACACGGTCTACGCCGTCACCCTGGCACCGGACGAGGGGTGGGCCGAACTCGCCGCCTGGGGCCCGCACGGCGCCGAGCAGGGACCCTCGCCCCTCGACTGGTCGCGCCGTACGCACTTCATCACCCCCGCGGACGCCGCTCCCGCCGAGTACATCCCTTACGGGCCAAGGCCGTTCACCGGCGCCGACCTGGTCGCGGGGCGGCCCGGCGAGGAGCGCGGCGTGTGGTGGCGCTTCACCGGCGCGAGCGCCGACGGCGAACGGGCGCTGCGACTCGTCTTCACCGACGAGACGCTCGGACTGACCACGGCGCTCTGCTACGAGACCGTGCCCGGCACCGACGTGATCCTCCGCTGGACCGAACTGACCTGTACGGGCGATGCCGAACTGCGCCTCGAACAGTTCGACTCGGCCGCCGTGAACATCCCCGTCACCGACACCGCGCGGCTCACCTATCTCTCCGGCCAGTGGTCCCGGGAGTTCCAGCTCACCCAACTCGCACTCACCCGGGGCCGCTTCGAGTTGGCCAGCACGCAGGCCGTCCCCGGACACGCGTACGCGCCGTGGCTCGCCGTCCAGGACGCCGCGCACCCGGCCGAGGGCGCCACCCCCACCTACGGCATCGCCCTTGAATGGCCCGGCAGTTGGCACATGACCGCCGACGCCGAACCGGGCGGCGCCGTGCGCGTACGGGCGGGCCGGCTGCCCCACGAAGGGGCCGTCCGTCTCGCGCCCGGTGCCACGCTCACCACCCCCCGGCTCGCCTGCGCCTTCAGCCCGGACGGACTCGAAGGACTCGCCCGCGTCTGGCACCGCTACGAACGCCGGCTCTCCGGCGACCGGTCGCACCGGCCGCGCAAGGTGCTCTACAACTCCTGGGAGGCCACCGGGTTCGACGTCGAGGCCACCGGACAGCTGGAGCTGGCGCGGGTCGCCGCCGACATCGGCGCCGAGCTGTTCGTCGTGGACGACGGCTGGTTCACCGGCCGCGACGACGACACCGGCGGCCTCGGCGACTGGTACCCCGACCCGGCCAAGTTCCCCGGCGGATTCGACCGGTTCATCACCCAAGTGCACGAGCTGGGGCTGGACTTCGGCCTCTGGGTGGAGCCGGAGGCGGTCAGTCCCGGCTCCGCCCTGCACGCCGAACACCCCGAGTGGGTCTACCGCGTCGAGGGCCGCCCGGTCACGCTCGTACGTAACCAGCTCCTGCTCGACCTCGGCCGCACCGACGTCCAGGACTTCGTCATCGCCACCCTGGACCGGCTGCTCGGCACCCACGCGATCAGCTATCTCAAGTGGGACATGAACCGCCCGCCCACCGAACGCGGCAGGCCCGGCGGCGGCCCCGTCGAGAGCCAGGACCTCGACGCCGCGCACGTCGCCGGATATCTGCGCGTACTCGACCATCTGCGGACCGCGCACCCGCACGTCACCGTCGAGGGCTGCGCGGGGGGCGGCGCCAGGACCGACCACGCCACACTCGCCCGCACCGACGTGCTCTGGCCCAGCGACAACACCGCCCCGCTCGACCGGCTGTCCATCCAGTACGGCTATCTGCACGCCCACGCCCCGCACACCATGAGCGCCTGGGTGACCGACGCGCCCGGCGTCTTCGACCCGCGGCCGCGCTCGCTCGCATTCCGCTTCGTCAGCTCCATGTCCGGCGTCCTCGGCATCGGCGCCGACGTCCGGAAGTGGACGGACGCCCAGCGCGCCGAGGCCGCGCGCTGGGTGGCCCGCTACAAGGAGATCCGCGATGTCGTCCACCACGGTGAGGTCCGGCTGCTCGGCTCGCCCGCCGAGCCGACCTGCGGAGTGCAGTACGACGAAGACGGCCGGGGCACCGGCGCCCGCACCGTCGTCACCGCGTGGAACACCGGACCTCTCGACGGCGCACCGCTCGTGCCGGGCCGCGCGGCCCGGCTGCGGCTGCGCGGTCTCGACCCGGCGGCCCGCTACCGGGACGAGCAGTCCGGCACGGTGTACGGCGGCGGGTATCTCCTGCACTCCGGGCTGCCGTTCCACTGGACGGCCGCCCACGACGCCGAACTCGTGGTCCTCACCAGGGCGGACGGCGCCGCAGCCGGCTCCCCGACGGGAGCGCACCGGCAGCCGTGA
- a CDS encoding carbohydrate ABC transporter permease, whose amino-acid sequence MSATSGSTSDTTRTRRRLATAGFHLGAGTLSALWLLPIALVLVTSVRTFDDIAANGLGGLPHSFTLDGFRQAWVDGGQQRALINSMLVTVPTVLATLALASMAAFALSRYELPLRRTLLLLMLGGNLLPPQILLIPVSRISETLGLYDTLYALIGVQIGFGVGFYVFVLYGFMRSIPVEIQQAAVIDGASPWQIYSRIVLPLTKPALAALSALSFTWIFNDLLWAITVLRTDSRMPITASLIGLQGQYVSMWNVIAAGSVIAAAPTVAVFLRFQRHFVAGLNLGAVK is encoded by the coding sequence ATGTCCGCCACCTCAGGATCCACCTCCGACACCACCCGCACCCGCCGCAGGCTCGCCACCGCCGGTTTCCACCTCGGCGCCGGCACCCTGTCCGCGCTGTGGCTGCTGCCCATCGCACTCGTACTGGTCACCAGCGTCCGCACGTTCGACGACATCGCCGCCAACGGGCTCGGCGGCCTGCCGCACTCCTTCACCCTCGACGGCTTCCGCCAGGCCTGGGTCGACGGCGGTCAGCAGCGGGCGCTGATCAACAGCATGCTCGTCACCGTGCCGACCGTGCTCGCCACGCTGGCGCTCGCGTCGATGGCCGCCTTCGCCCTCAGCCGCTACGAACTGCCCCTGCGCCGGACGCTGTTGCTGCTGATGCTCGGCGGCAATCTGCTGCCGCCGCAGATCCTGCTCATCCCGGTCTCCCGTATCAGCGAGACGCTCGGTCTGTACGACACGCTCTACGCGCTCATCGGGGTACAGATCGGTTTCGGCGTCGGCTTCTACGTCTTCGTCCTCTACGGCTTCATGCGGTCGATCCCCGTCGAGATCCAGCAGGCGGCGGTGATCGACGGCGCGAGCCCCTGGCAGATCTACTCGCGCATCGTGCTGCCGCTGACCAAACCCGCGCTCGCCGCGCTGAGCGCGCTCTCCTTCACCTGGATCTTCAACGATCTGCTCTGGGCGATCACCGTGCTGCGGACCGACAGCCGGATGCCGATCACCGCGTCGCTCATCGGGCTCCAGGGTCAGTATGTGTCCATGTGGAATGTGATCGCGGCGGGCTCCGTCATCGCGGCGGCCCCGACCGTCGCCGTATTCCTGCGGTTCCAGCGCCACTTCGTGGCCGGTCTCAATCTTGGAGCGGTCAAATGA
- a CDS encoding carbohydrate ABC transporter permease codes for MAAVVTEAPRKERGPQEDNEPRGRRKRSTRVPPVVLAFVLVPLLAEAFWVFWPAVQGFYLSLTDWDGVSAPRFIGLDNFREMSGDAVFRTAVLDTVLWLLLFGGLSALLGLGAALLLQQERRGVGFYRAALFLPVVFSLVATALVWQAMYQPDGLINQALEGIGLGHLTRAWLADQDTALYAVIVPALWRQIGYVMILYIAGLKGIDPVLYEASKVDGANRRQRFRHITLPQLRSVNAVVLSVIVIDSLRSFDVVWALTRGGPYHSSELLSTYMYSTAFQSLRLGYGSALAVVIFVLAFGVIASYLVRAFREAD; via the coding sequence ATGGCGGCGGTCGTCACCGAGGCACCCCGGAAGGAGCGCGGGCCGCAGGAGGACAACGAGCCGCGCGGCAGGCGCAAGCGCTCCACCCGGGTCCCGCCCGTGGTCCTCGCCTTCGTCCTGGTGCCCCTGCTCGCCGAGGCGTTCTGGGTGTTCTGGCCGGCGGTCCAGGGCTTCTACCTCTCACTGACCGACTGGGACGGGGTCTCCGCGCCCCGCTTCATCGGCCTCGACAACTTCCGTGAGATGTCCGGCGACGCCGTCTTCCGTACCGCCGTGCTCGACACCGTCCTGTGGCTGCTGCTCTTCGGCGGGCTCTCCGCGCTCCTCGGCCTCGGCGCCGCACTGCTCCTCCAGCAGGAGCGCCGCGGCGTCGGCTTCTACCGGGCCGCGCTCTTCCTGCCCGTCGTGTTCTCCCTCGTCGCCACCGCGCTGGTGTGGCAGGCGATGTACCAGCCGGACGGCCTGATCAACCAGGCACTCGAAGGCATCGGCCTGGGCCATCTCACCCGCGCCTGGCTCGCCGACCAGGACACCGCCCTGTACGCCGTGATCGTGCCCGCCCTCTGGCGCCAGATCGGCTACGTGATGATCCTCTACATCGCCGGCCTCAAGGGCATCGACCCGGTGCTCTACGAGGCGTCGAAGGTCGACGGCGCGAACCGCCGGCAGCGCTTCAGGCACATCACCCTGCCGCAGCTGCGCAGCGTCAACGCCGTCGTCCTGTCGGTCATCGTCATCGACTCGCTGCGCTCGTTCGACGTCGTGTGGGCCCTCACCCGTGGCGGCCCGTACCACTCGTCCGAACTGCTCTCCACGTACATGTACTCCACCGCCTTCCAGTCGCTGCGGCTGGGATACGGCTCCGCCCTCGCGGTCGTGATCTTCGTACTGGCCTTCGGAGTCATCGCCTCCTACCTCGTCCGCGCCTTCCGGGAGGCCGACTGA
- a CDS encoding ABC transporter substrate-binding protein has product MITPPTSPSPAPRPAPPGRRQFLAGTGAVGAAALLSGCVTSGSTAKSESGGDVTLQSNLSSPQAKKAMEKVVEGFGKEGGAKAKLNTVASETFRTQLPTYLTSANPPDLYTWYPGSVAESYAAKDLLLDVSDIWTGPELTGYPDALSKLCTSAAGKKVFVPTTYYWWGVFYRKSNFAKWGVEEPKTWDEFLDLCDTLKGKGIAPIGLGAGGNTPWVASSWFDYLNIRINGAAYHRELLAGKHRFDDPEVRKVFDRWGEALPYFDPNGTALPFQDATTALLQGRTGMMLIGTFFADSAPKGQLEDIDFFRFPVIDPEVPVAEEAPTDGYFASARTSRKAGVKELMRYLATAEAQEIYLKNSSGTALPTHPDAKDSGTALVKKGRALIEGAAELTQYFNRDSSDALQPPADAALTRFLAKPKEIGSILTTWQRESQKIWGR; this is encoded by the coding sequence ATGATCACCCCACCCACCTCACCAAGCCCCGCACCACGCCCCGCACCACCCGGCCGCCGTCAGTTCCTCGCCGGTACCGGCGCAGTCGGCGCCGCCGCACTGCTGAGCGGCTGCGTCACCTCGGGATCGACCGCCAAGAGCGAGTCCGGCGGCGATGTCACCCTCCAGTCCAACCTCTCCTCGCCGCAGGCCAAGAAGGCCATGGAGAAGGTCGTCGAGGGCTTCGGCAAGGAGGGCGGCGCCAAGGCGAAGCTCAACACCGTCGCGTCCGAGACCTTCCGCACCCAGCTGCCGACCTACCTCACCTCCGCCAACCCGCCGGACCTCTACACCTGGTACCCCGGCTCGGTCGCGGAGTCGTACGCGGCGAAGGACCTGCTCCTGGACGTCAGCGACATCTGGACCGGGCCCGAACTGACCGGCTATCCCGACGCGTTGAGCAAGCTCTGCACCTCCGCCGCAGGCAAGAAGGTCTTCGTCCCGACCACCTACTACTGGTGGGGCGTCTTCTACCGGAAGTCGAACTTCGCCAAGTGGGGCGTCGAGGAGCCGAAGACCTGGGACGAGTTCCTGGACCTGTGCGACACCCTCAAGGGCAAGGGCATAGCGCCGATCGGCCTCGGCGCGGGCGGCAACACCCCCTGGGTGGCCTCCTCCTGGTTCGACTACCTGAACATCCGGATCAACGGGGCCGCCTACCACCGCGAACTCCTCGCCGGGAAGCACCGGTTCGACGATCCCGAGGTCCGCAAGGTCTTCGACCGCTGGGGTGAGGCGCTGCCCTACTTCGACCCCAACGGCACCGCCCTGCCCTTCCAGGACGCCACCACCGCACTGCTCCAGGGCCGTACGGGGATGATGCTGATCGGCACGTTCTTCGCCGACTCCGCGCCCAAGGGGCAGTTGGAGGACATCGACTTCTTCCGCTTCCCGGTCATCGACCCCGAGGTCCCGGTCGCCGAAGAGGCCCCCACCGACGGCTACTTCGCCAGCGCCCGCACCAGCCGCAAGGCCGGGGTCAAGGAGCTGATGCGGTATCTCGCCACCGCCGAGGCGCAGGAGATCTACCTCAAGAACTCCTCCGGCACCGCCCTGCCCACCCACCCCGACGCCAAGGACAGCGGAACCGCCCTGGTGAAGAAGGGCCGTGCGCTGATCGAGGGCGCGGCCGAACTCACCCAGTACTTCAACCGCGACTCCAGCGACGCCCTCCAGCCGCCCGCCGACGCGGCGCTCACCCGCTTCCTCGCCAAGCCCAAGGAGATCGGCTCCATACTCACCACCTGGCAGCGCGAGTCCCAGAAAATCTGGGGCCGCTGA
- a CDS encoding glycoside hydrolase family 27 protein, protein MTPNLRETSVTSHRATVAAVVAALLAVAVPSAQAADRPAVRTADHGAVDQGAPAYYDSGLAPTPYMGWNTYYGLGAPTEQEVRSVADHLVSSGLRDSGYDIVWLDGGWQADTPRDSEGRLAAHPGRFPSGIPALVTYLHQRGLKAGIYTDAGTYDGGKSCGLGSRGHYTEDARQFADWKIDAIKVDFLCGITAKLDPGPAFKEFSDAVAESGRPMLLNLCNPLTDDWGLPHTPEQDAHNAYVYGPTTGDSWRTGTDVAFGTPSAGQWANVLRNMDANAWHPEAQGPGRYNDPDYLIPMRKLADGSYELTEEESTTQFVMWAVMGSPLVMGSDPRTLPKSMTDTLRNPEIIAVDQDPLAVQGVRVATDSAGDVYSKTLKGAGERAVVLLNRSDRAAARTVTFADAGLTGDVTVRDLRGRADRGTHSGSYTVTVPAHGTAFLKLGGRDDAPGASIGTRSTASPALVRDGDRLTAFTRGPDGSLRQHGGRDGHWSSRTTDLGGPTHGRILGQPAAYTDASEPGRIDVFVRGTDDAAYRRAFTDGRWGRWQKLGGSLADAPAVAYESADRWTLLAHGDDGQIRARGPRSGWTTLGTPGNRTVYGRPSAVVDGAGRTHVAVRTAEDAVWWRVRDAAGTWSAWTSLGGTVSGSPTLVAVDGGVRLYARAGDYTLWQRAYGGAGSPAWGDWSARKEFVSGVLEGALGATAGPDGTVLAAFRGIDGRVHQTGFPAGP, encoded by the coding sequence GTGACCCCCAACCTTCGGGAGACATCAGTGACTTCGCACCGGGCAACGGTGGCCGCCGTCGTCGCAGCGCTGCTGGCGGTGGCCGTGCCCTCCGCCCAGGCGGCGGACCGGCCCGCCGTCCGGACCGCCGACCACGGCGCCGTCGACCAGGGCGCCCCCGCGTACTACGACAGCGGCCTCGCGCCCACGCCGTACATGGGCTGGAACACCTACTACGGACTCGGCGCCCCCACCGAGCAGGAGGTCAGGTCGGTCGCCGACCACCTCGTCAGCAGCGGGCTCAGGGACAGCGGCTACGACATCGTCTGGCTGGACGGCGGCTGGCAGGCCGACACGCCGCGCGACAGCGAGGGCCGGCTGGCCGCGCACCCCGGCCGCTTCCCCTCCGGCATCCCCGCCCTCGTGACCTATCTGCACCAGCGCGGACTCAAGGCCGGCATCTACACCGACGCGGGCACCTACGACGGCGGCAAGAGCTGCGGACTCGGCAGCCGCGGCCACTACACCGAGGACGCACGGCAGTTCGCCGACTGGAAGATCGACGCCATCAAGGTCGACTTCCTCTGCGGGATCACCGCGAAGCTCGACCCCGGCCCCGCCTTCAAGGAGTTCAGCGACGCCGTCGCCGAGTCCGGCCGCCCGATGCTGCTCAACCTCTGCAACCCGCTGACCGACGACTGGGGCCTGCCGCACACCCCCGAGCAGGACGCCCACAACGCGTACGTCTACGGCCCGACGACCGGCGACTCCTGGCGCACCGGCACCGATGTCGCCTTCGGCACCCCCTCCGCCGGCCAGTGGGCCAACGTCCTGCGCAACATGGACGCCAACGCCTGGCACCCCGAGGCCCAGGGTCCGGGCCGCTACAACGACCCCGACTACCTCATCCCCATGCGGAAGCTTGCGGACGGCTCGTACGAGCTGACCGAGGAGGAGTCCACCACCCAGTTCGTCATGTGGGCCGTGATGGGCTCACCGCTGGTCATGGGCTCCGATCCGCGCACGCTGCCGAAGTCGATGACCGACACCCTGCGCAACCCGGAGATCATCGCCGTCGACCAGGACCCGCTCGCCGTCCAGGGCGTACGCGTCGCCACCGACTCGGCCGGCGACGTCTACAGCAAGACCCTCAAGGGCGCGGGGGAGCGGGCGGTTGTCCTCCTCAACCGCTCGGACAGGGCGGCGGCGCGGACCGTGACCTTCGCGGACGCCGGACTGACGGGCGACGTCACCGTACGGGACCTGCGTGGCCGCGCCGACCGGGGCACGCACAGCGGCTCGTACACCGTCACCGTCCCCGCGCACGGCACCGCCTTCCTCAAGCTCGGCGGCCGGGACGACGCGCCGGGGGCCTCGATCGGTACGCGCTCCACCGCGAGCCCCGCGCTGGTGCGTGACGGCGACCGGCTGACGGCGTTCACCCGGGGCCCGGACGGTTCACTGCGGCAGCACGGCGGACGCGACGGGCACTGGTCGTCCCGTACGACCGACCTCGGCGGCCCGACACACGGCCGGATCCTCGGCCAGCCCGCGGCCTACACCGACGCCTCCGAACCCGGCCGGATCGACGTCTTCGTACGCGGCACCGACGACGCGGCGTACCGGCGCGCCTTCACCGACGGACGGTGGGGACGCTGGCAGAAGCTCGGCGGAAGCCTCGCCGACGCGCCGGCCGTCGCCTACGAGAGCGCCGACCGCTGGACGCTCCTCGCCCACGGCGACGACGGACAGATCCGGGCCCGCGGCCCGCGCTCCGGATGGACGACGCTCGGTACGCCCGGGAACCGGACCGTGTACGGACGGCCGTCCGCCGTCGTGGACGGGGCGGGCCGGACCCATGTCGCCGTACGGACCGCCGAGGACGCGGTGTGGTGGCGGGTACGGGACGCGGCCGGCACCTGGTCGGCGTGGACGTCGCTGGGCGGGACCGTCAGCGGCAGCCCGACGCTCGTCGCGGTGGACGGCGGGGTGCGGCTGTACGCACGGGCCGGCGACTACACGCTCTGGCAGCGCGCGTACGGCGGCGCGGGAAGCCCGGCCTGGGGTGACTGGTCGGCCCGCAAGGAGTTCGTCAGCGGCGTCCTCGAGGGCGCGCTCGGCGCGACCGCCGGACCCGACGGCACCGTACTGGCCGCCTTCCGGGGCATCGACGGCCGCGTCCACCAGACCGGCTTCCCCGCCGGTCCGTAA
- a CDS encoding ROK family transcriptional regulator produces MKNNHTSLGPKADKETVRRHNLSLVLRAVRDEGEATRAGVAARVGLTRAAVSSLVEQLLDSGFLSESGKTFSGQAGRPGTVLKVTRSGPAGIGVEINIDYVSVCVVDLSGTDRVRLTEHLDNRGAAPAEVLARGARIAARTLDSAAEQDLAPVGVQLALPGLVSGGTVRQAPNLGWNRVPAEELFAQALAEAQPVVPPLPVRSENEANLAALAELWFGGLGGIRSFLYLSGEIGVGGALVLDGELLRGANGFAGEIGHVVVDADGPLCRCGSRGCLEQYAGQSALLRGAGLDENAGVPGAAELEALARAGDKRAIAAIGEAGRMLGRVLSGAVNLFDPDAVVLGGIYRSLMPWLSPPADGELTDRVVSGLWPHDSGRLRASSSAGDAARGAAALVVRAVLADPVAYADRTSA; encoded by the coding sequence ATGAAGAACAACCACACATCGCTCGGTCCCAAGGCCGACAAAGAGACGGTGCGCCGGCACAATCTGAGCCTGGTGCTGCGCGCCGTGCGGGACGAGGGTGAGGCGACGAGGGCCGGTGTGGCGGCGCGGGTCGGACTGACCCGGGCCGCGGTGTCCTCGCTGGTCGAGCAGTTGCTGGACAGCGGGTTCCTCTCCGAGTCCGGCAAGACGTTCAGCGGCCAGGCCGGGCGGCCAGGCACCGTGCTGAAGGTGACCCGCTCCGGCCCGGCCGGCATCGGCGTCGAGATCAACATCGACTACGTCTCGGTGTGCGTGGTCGACCTGTCGGGCACCGACCGCGTACGCCTCACCGAACACCTCGACAACCGCGGCGCCGCGCCGGCCGAAGTCCTCGCCCGTGGCGCCCGGATCGCCGCGCGCACCCTCGACTCGGCCGCCGAGCAGGACCTGGCGCCGGTCGGTGTGCAGCTCGCGCTGCCGGGTCTGGTCTCCGGCGGTACGGTCCGGCAGGCGCCGAACCTGGGCTGGAACCGGGTGCCCGCGGAGGAGTTGTTCGCGCAGGCGCTGGCGGAGGCGCAGCCCGTCGTGCCGCCGCTGCCGGTGCGTTCGGAGAACGAGGCCAATCTGGCGGCGCTCGCCGAACTCTGGTTCGGCGGCCTCGGCGGGATCCGCAGCTTCCTCTATCTGTCGGGCGAGATCGGCGTCGGTGGCGCGCTGGTGCTCGACGGTGAACTGCTGCGCGGCGCGAACGGGTTCGCCGGTGAGATCGGCCATGTGGTCGTGGACGCCGACGGGCCGCTGTGCCGGTGCGGCTCGCGCGGCTGTCTGGAGCAGTACGCGGGCCAGTCGGCGCTGCTGCGGGGCGCCGGGCTCGACGAGAACGCCGGGGTGCCGGGCGCCGCGGAGCTGGAGGCCCTGGCCAGGGCCGGCGACAAGCGCGCGATCGCCGCCATCGGCGAGGCCGGCCGGATGCTGGGCCGGGTCCTGTCGGGCGCGGTGAATCTCTTCGACCCCGACGCGGTGGTGCTCGGCGGGATCTACCGGAGCCTGATGCCGTGGCTGTCGCCGCCCGCCGACGGCGAGTTGACCGACCGGGTGGTCTCCGGCCTGTGGCCGCACGACAGCGGCCGGCTACGCGCGTCATCCTCGGCGGGGGACGCGGCGCGGGGCGCGGCGGCCCTGGTGGTGCGCGCGGTCCTGGCGGACCCGGTGGCGTACGCGGACCGCACGAGCGCGTAG
- a CDS encoding beta-propeller fold lactonase family protein: MSDIAVREAPERRITGRRDGGERSWGRVVRAWVGLALFTGLTVPLAVASPAAAQDHPAHHSPAHAYVANVEDDTVSVISTKTNTVTATVPVGDRPLGVAVTPNGHRAYVTNNNDDSVSVIDTRTNAVTTTIPVGDGPVGVAVTPNGERVYVANFAGDSVSVISTRTNAVTTTIPVGDGPFGVAVTPNGERVYVANDLGDTVSVISTRTNTVTTTIPVGEGPGNLAVTPNGHRVYVTNASSDDVSVISTRTNAVVATIPAGDLPNGVAITPNGHRAYVTNLNSGTVSVIDTRTNTVITTIRVGTWPRGVAFTPNGDRAYIPNQLDNNVSVIDTGTNTVTTTIPVGDGPTGIAITQGCRSHLRGCSEGGAGH, translated from the coding sequence GTGTCAGATATCGCGGTACGGGAAGCGCCGGAACGAAGAATCACCGGGCGGCGCGACGGCGGTGAGCGCTCATGGGGCAGGGTCGTGCGGGCCTGGGTGGGACTTGCCCTGTTCACGGGCCTGACGGTCCCACTCGCCGTGGCATCGCCCGCCGCCGCGCAGGACCACCCCGCGCACCACAGCCCCGCCCACGCGTACGTCGCCAACGTCGAGGACGACACCGTCTCGGTGATCAGCACCAAGACCAACACGGTCACCGCCACCGTCCCGGTCGGAGACCGTCCCCTCGGCGTCGCCGTCACCCCGAACGGTCACCGCGCCTACGTGACCAACAACAACGACGACAGTGTGTCGGTGATCGACACCAGGACGAACGCCGTCACCACGACGATCCCCGTCGGCGACGGACCTGTCGGTGTCGCCGTCACGCCGAACGGTGAGCGCGTCTATGTCGCCAACTTCGCGGGCGACAGTGTGTCGGTGATCAGCACCAGGACGAACGCCGTCACCACGACGATCCCCGTCGGCGACGGGCCTTTCGGCGTTGCCGTCACGCCGAACGGTGAGCGTGTCTATGTCGCCAACGACCTCGGCGACACCGTGTCGGTGATCAGCACCAGGACCAACACCGTCACCACGACCATCCCCGTGGGTGAAGGGCCGGGCAATCTGGCCGTCACCCCCAACGGTCACCGGGTCTACGTCACCAACGCCAGCAGCGACGACGTGTCGGTGATCAGCACCAGGACCAACGCCGTCGTCGCCACCATCCCCGCGGGCGACCTTCCCAACGGCGTGGCGATCACCCCGAACGGTCACCGCGCCTACGTCACCAACCTCAACAGCGGCACCGTGTCGGTGATCGACACCAGGACCAACACCGTCATCACCACCATCCGTGTCGGCACCTGGCCCCGCGGAGTGGCCTTCACCCCGAACGGTGACCGCGCCTACATCCCCAACCAGCTGGACAACAACGTCTCAGTGATCGACACCGGGACCAACACGGTCACCACCACCATCCCCGTCGGCGACGGGCCCACCGGTATCGCCATCACTCAGGGATGCCGGAGCCACCTTCGGGGCTGTTCGGAAGGCGGAGCAGGGCATTAG